A genomic segment from Syntrophotalea acetylenivorans encodes:
- a CDS encoding FeoA family protein translates to MSLNELKRGQSATITNVPDENLRIQLLRFGIINGSQVSCHCKLPFGPVVLKYGGQEIALGREIARQVTIKTAY, encoded by the coding sequence ATGTCTTTGAATGAGTTAAAAAGAGGCCAGAGCGCCACGATCACCAACGTCCCCGACGAAAATCTGCGGATACAATTATTGCGCTTTGGGATCATCAATGGCTCTCAGGTTAGTTGCCATTGCAAACTGCCCTTCGGCCCCGTGGTCCTCAAATATGGCGGCCAGGAAATCGCTTTGGGCCGCGAGATTGCCCGCCAGGTAACCATCAAAACCGCATATTGA
- the feoB gene encoding ferrous iron transport protein B, giving the protein MSPSCCSNAACTEAGQRNIVLVGNPNVGKSIFFSAWSGVYADVSNFPGTTVEISRGKIGEDVLLDTPGVYGVSSFNDEERVARDVILTADLVVNVIDATHLERDLFLTLQLADMGIPMVVALNFCDEAENLDIRIDTKGLEERLGVPVVSTSAVKNHGLKEVFAALALARPGLSHPEIDQAVTNLLDRIDTRPEALMVLEGDEVVAERHGVTPENDRERVYLLRRQRANDIVGATVNRPEKTARFRDLLGRLCLHPTSGLLILSAVLWGCYQLIGVWVAGDIVGLTEEAIMQGHWEPWIRGLVNPLVPESSVFGQILIGEFGLLTMTITYLLGLLLPLVVGFYVALSLLEDSGYLPRLATFVDRLMTSIGLNGRAIIPVILGFGCVQLGTITTRILGCKRERTIATAILNFVVPCSAQIGVIAGMLAAVGFMLSMTYVAVIFTCLAVLGTVLNKVIPGQSSALLIDLPPMRLPRPTNVLRKTAIRSFFFMKEAYIWFFAGSLGVSLLQVSGGLKAWQNLVAPLTEGWLHLPKEAATAFVMGMVRRDFGAAGLTDLTLSPWQVVVSLVVITLFVPCIASLMILFKERGFKEATTVWLGAWVLAFSVGGLLAQIVL; this is encoded by the coding sequence ATGTCCCCATCTTGCTGCAGTAATGCCGCCTGCACTGAAGCAGGCCAACGCAACATCGTTCTGGTCGGCAACCCTAACGTCGGCAAGTCAATTTTCTTTAGCGCCTGGAGCGGCGTGTATGCCGACGTGTCGAACTTTCCCGGCACTACGGTAGAGATCAGCCGCGGAAAGATCGGGGAAGACGTGTTGCTGGACACCCCCGGCGTCTACGGTGTTTCCTCCTTTAACGACGAAGAGCGAGTCGCCCGCGATGTTATTCTGACGGCCGACCTGGTGGTCAACGTAATCGATGCCACCCACTTGGAGCGCGACCTCTTTCTTACCCTGCAGCTGGCCGACATGGGGATCCCTATGGTGGTAGCCCTGAACTTCTGCGACGAAGCCGAAAACCTCGACATCCGCATCGACACCAAGGGCCTGGAAGAACGACTTGGCGTACCGGTGGTCTCGACCTCGGCGGTTAAAAATCACGGCCTGAAGGAAGTCTTCGCCGCACTGGCGCTGGCTCGACCTGGTCTTTCCCACCCCGAAATAGACCAGGCGGTCACTAATCTGCTCGACCGCATCGATACGCGCCCCGAAGCACTGATGGTGCTCGAAGGGGACGAGGTAGTAGCTGAGCGGCACGGCGTCACCCCGGAGAACGATCGGGAAAGGGTCTACCTGTTGCGCCGCCAGCGAGCCAACGATATCGTTGGCGCAACGGTAAACCGTCCGGAAAAAACAGCCCGCTTTCGCGACCTGCTGGGACGGCTCTGCCTGCATCCGACCAGCGGCCTGCTGATCCTGAGCGCGGTATTGTGGGGCTGCTACCAATTAATCGGCGTCTGGGTGGCCGGTGACATCGTCGGCCTCACCGAAGAAGCGATTATGCAGGGCCATTGGGAGCCATGGATTCGTGGCCTGGTCAACCCCCTGGTGCCTGAAAGCTCGGTTTTCGGACAGATCCTCATTGGTGAATTCGGTCTGCTGACCATGACAATTACTTACTTGCTTGGACTACTGCTGCCCCTGGTTGTCGGCTTCTACGTCGCCCTTTCTCTCCTTGAAGACTCGGGGTATCTACCGCGTCTGGCAACCTTTGTCGACCGACTGATGACCTCCATCGGCTTGAACGGTCGCGCCATCATTCCGGTCATCCTCGGCTTCGGTTGCGTCCAGCTCGGCACCATTACCACCCGCATCCTCGGCTGCAAACGGGAACGCACCATCGCCACGGCAATCCTTAACTTTGTCGTGCCCTGCAGCGCTCAGATCGGTGTTATCGCCGGTATGTTGGCCGCCGTTGGCTTCATGCTCAGCATGACTTATGTCGCGGTAATCTTCACTTGCCTGGCGGTGCTCGGAACGGTGCTCAACAAAGTTATCCCAGGCCAAAGCAGTGCTCTGCTCATCGACTTGCCGCCTATGCGCTTGCCCCGCCCGACAAACGTACTGCGCAAAACTGCAATTCGCTCCTTTTTCTTCATGAAGGAAGCTTACATCTGGTTCTTTGCCGGTTCGCTGGGCGTGTCCCTGCTTCAGGTAAGCGGCGGTCTCAAAGCATGGCAGAACTTGGTGGCCCCCCTGACAGAAGGCTGGCTGCACCTTCCGAAAGAAGCGGCCACGGCGTTCGTCATGGGCATGGTCCGCCGTGATTTTGGCGCTGCCGGCCTGACTGACCTAACTCTTTCACCCTGGCAGGTTGTTGTCTCCCTGGTGGTCATCACCCTTTTCGTACCCTGCATCGCCAGCCTGATGATCCTGTTTAAAGAACGAGGGTTTAAGGAAGCAACAACCGTGTGGCTGGGAGCTTGGGTGCTCGCCTTTAGTGTTGGCGGCCTGCTGGCACAGATCGTTCTTTAG
- a CDS encoding TetR/AcrR family transcriptional regulator: MRPNKNSEHTRQTLLDAAAHEIHRHGFQAASLSRILATTGLTKGALYHHFPNKKALGYAVLEEVILARGRETWIAPLEQCADPVDCLQEMIAARFKNMTEQDLLLGCPLNNLALEMSPIDEGFRRRVQDIYDRWTRALAAILARGQGSGSVNRVIDSFKVATFIVASIAGIRSLAKTAQNATVLEASADALIDYLETLRR, translated from the coding sequence ATGAGACCTAATAAAAACTCAGAACATACTCGGCAAACGCTCCTGGATGCAGCCGCTCATGAGATACATCGCCATGGCTTTCAGGCCGCCAGCCTGAGCCGCATTCTGGCAACCACCGGGTTGACCAAGGGGGCGCTGTATCACCACTTCCCTAACAAGAAGGCCCTGGGCTACGCGGTGCTGGAAGAAGTTATTCTTGCTCGCGGCCGGGAGACCTGGATCGCTCCCCTGGAACAGTGCGCCGATCCTGTTGACTGCCTGCAAGAGATGATTGCTGCTAGGTTTAAGAACATGACCGAACAGGACCTTTTACTCGGTTGTCCTCTGAACAACTTGGCCTTGGAAATGTCCCCCATTGACGAAGGTTTCCGGCGACGGGTGCAGGATATATACGACCGGTGGACACGGGCCCTGGCGGCGATCCTTGCTCGCGGACAGGGCAGTGGCAGCGTCAACCGTGTGATTGATTCCTTCAAAGTAGCGACCTTTATCGTCGCTTCTATCGCCGGGATTCGCAGTTTGGCTAAGACCGCCCAGAACGCCACGGTCCTGGAGGCCAGTGCTGACGCGTTGATCGATTATTTGGAAACCTTACGCCGCTAG